A genomic stretch from Arachis stenosperma cultivar V10309 chromosome 3, arast.V10309.gnm1.PFL2, whole genome shotgun sequence includes:
- the LOC130966325 gene encoding zinc finger BED domain-containing protein RICESLEEPER 1-like, whose protein sequence is MHVRCCAHVLNLIVNEGIKEKQTSIESIRNAVRWNSTYLMLEHAEKFEKAFDRLFDQEPDFLRWFGEDSGGKRKVGPPTTLDWQHARLFIEFLRIFYEITLSFSSSLHVTSNKCFHEIASIASQLTSWSQSHSELLGSMACSMKTKYHKYWGPVDKFNPLLLVAVVLDPRYKLDYLCWCLEDVYDKEVSTNMTGFVKLTLETLYKFYEKEVVDDKGREDGGSSSRDVLDDNTKVSTGAKGVSENRVNMWKKQKREKANADSKSDVERYLAKDTVEDENFDILAWWKVNASKYRVLSLLARDVLALCHH, encoded by the exons ATGCATGTGAGATGTTGCGCTCATGTTCTGAATTTGATAGTGAATGAAGGAATTAAGGAGAAACAAACTTCAATTGAAAGCATTAGAAATGCTGTCAG GTGGAATTCTACCTATCTAATGTTGGAACATGCTGAGAAATTTGAAAAAGCTTTTGATAGACTTTTTGATCAAGAACCTGATTTTCTTAGATGGTTTGGAGAGGATAGTGGGGGAAAAAGGAAAGTTGGTCCACCTACAACACTTGATTGGCAACATGCTAGATTATTCATTGAGTTTTTGAGAATCTTTTATGAAATAACTTTGagtttctcttcttctttgcATGTTACATCAAACAAATGTTTTCATGAAATTGCATCTATTGCTTCTCAATTAACATCTTGGAGCCAAAGTCATTCTGAATTATTAGGGTCTATGGCATGTTCTATGAAGACTAAATATCATAAATATTGGGGACCTGTTGACAAATTTAATCCGTTGTTACTTGTTGCTGTTGTATTGGATCCTCGTTATAAATTAGATTATCTCTGTTGGTGTTTGGAGGATGTTTATGACAAGGAAGTGTCTACTAATATGACTGGTTTTGTTAAATTAACATTAGAGACTTTATATAAGTTTTATGAAAAGGAGGTTGTAGATGATAAAGGAAGGGAGGATGGTGGAAGTTCATCTAGAGATGTCTTGGATGATAATACTAAAGTCTCAACTGGTGCTAAGGGAGTTTCTGAAAATAGAGTGAATATgtggaaaaagcaaaaaagagaGAAGGCTAATGCAGATAGCAAGTCAGATGTGGAGAGATATCTGGCCAAAGATACTGTAGAAGATGAGAATTTTGATATATTGGCTTGGTGGAAAGTGAATGCTTCAAAATACAGAGTTCTTTCTCTCTTAGCACGTGACGTCTTAG CTCTTTGTCACCATTAA